Proteins encoded in a region of the Amia ocellicauda isolate fAmiCal2 chromosome 19, fAmiCal2.hap1, whole genome shotgun sequence genome:
- the LOC136714345 gene encoding atrial natriuretic peptide receptor 2, whose product MYLFKSNISQVMEKCTFEVGSVSLELYGLFPQVADCWHTLGNTEYDCWPLDNPHDFNMIDCGGLEMSWVKRPPEKVTHHEEFNVTYSVTASDAFYEYAIKNTIFKFSNASEAKRFCNEHDCPANWKNANADNCCIYHANIHSCPLAFMRAGGICGPWIPDDGKIVTHTVSQAGKMSQELWTSKVVLVHTGVTSMIAHVKVGHMHAALEAKTLVVSAQVCGNELCENEETCLTCPADCGACPMSAGIKIAIGLPVALFCSGFIFTVVWLQYQKRKMFWDESWIIPYKEIMFGKESYDEFYSAPSLQQVKSNSSTSRVTDITVNTVVNAELKKSCIQVGIYDGRMVAVKHIHKKNFTLSKTIRREVKAVRELDHPNLCKFIGGSIEVPNIVIITEYCPKGSLAEVLLNEDIPINWGFRLSFATDIARGMAYLHQHKIFHSRLHSKNCVIDDRWVCKISDYGLTAYCKEDFGSSSNGFNCEKMTHIYCAPEVVFGTSYSMTPAADVYSYAIILVEIASRCNFATAEKDPVNLDMMWRPPLPELKPSKEDNDCPDQTEYSEMIIKCWNHNAVLRPTFEQVKKMLDKMNPHKVSPVDMMMNLMEKYSKHLEAIVAERTQDLLQEKQKTDRLLYSMLPKPVADDLRQGYTTEAHSYSSATVFFSDIVGFTQLSGSSTPHQVVDFLNKLYTTFDDIIDNYDVYKVETIGDAYMVVSGVPDENGINHAGEIASMAVDLVNVCHTFKIPHKPDTQLKIRCGIHSGPVVAGVVGTKMPRYCLFGDTVNTASRMESTSEALKIQCSSSAAELLEKLGGYILTCRGALSVKGKGEMTTWWLEGKKNLKIQQ is encoded by the exons atgtatttatttaaatcaaatatatcTCAGGTAATGGAAAAGTGCACCTTTGAGGTGGGCAGTGTTAGTTTAGAGCTGTATGGGCTGTTTCCACAGGTTGCTGATTGTTGGCACACCCTGGGCAACACAGAGTATGACTGCTGGCCACTGGACAACCCCCATGACTTCAATATGATCGACTGTGGAG GGCTTGAGATGTCCTGGGTGAAACGTCCTCCAGAGAAAGTAACTCACCACGAGGAATTTAATGTCACCTATTCTGTCACTGCGTCAGATGCCTTCTATGAGTATGcgatcaaaaatacaattttcaaatTCAG CAATGCTTCTGAAGCCAAGCGGTTTTGTAACGAGCACGACTGTCCTGCGAACTGGAAGAACGCCAATGCGGACAACTGCTGCATCTACCATGCCAACATCCACTCCTGCCCCCTGGCATTCATG AGGGCGGGTGGAATCTGTGGCCCATGGATCCCAGATGATGGGAAAATTGTGACGCACACAGTATCACAGGCCGGCAAGATGTCCCAGGAGTTGTGGACATCGAAG GTGGTGCTGGTGCACACTGGTGTCACCTCGATGATCGCTCACGTCAAAGTGGGACACATGCATGCTGCCCTGGAAGCCAAGACATTAGTAGTCAGTGCCCAAG TGTGCGGCAATGAGCTTTGTGAGAATGAGGAGACCTGTCTCACCTGCCCGGCAGATTGTGGTGCGTGCCCCATGTCTGCTGGGATCAAGATTGCCATTGGGCTGCCTGTGGCTCTGTTTTGCAGTGGATTTATCTTCACTGTGGTG TGGTTACAGTACCAGAAACGGAAGATGTTCTGGGATGAGAGCTGGATCATTCCTTATAAAGAAATCATGTTCG gTAAAGAAAGTTACGATGAGTTCTACAGTGCCCCCAGTTTACAGCAAGTAAAAAGTAACTCCAGTACAAGCAGGGTGACTGATATTACCGTGAATACTGTTGTGAACGCTGAGCTGAAAAAGAGCTGCATTCAAGTAGGCATCTA TGATGGAAGGATGGTGGCAGTGAAACACATCCACAAGAAAAACTTCACCCTCTCAAAAACTATCAGAAGAGAAGTGAAGGCAGTCCG AGAACTGGATCACCCCAACCTGTGTAAATTCATTGGCGGGTCCATTGAAGTCCCTAACATTGTCATTATTACGGAATACTGCCCCAAAGGAAGCCTGGCAGAAGTTCTTTTGAATGAAGACATCCCAATAAACTGGGGATTTCG GTTGTCCTTTGCAACTGATATAGCTCGTGGGATGGCTTACCTCCACCAACACAAGATTTTCCACAGTAGACTTCACTCCAAAAACTGCGTCATTGATGATCGCTGGGTCTGCAAGATCTCAG ATTATGGACTCACAGCTTATTGTAAGGAGGACTTTGGGTCCAGCAGTAATGGATTTAATTGTGAAAAAATGACCCATATTTACTGTGCTCCAGAGGTTGTGTTTGGTACCAGCTACAGTATGACTCCAGCTGCTGATGTGTACAG ctATGCTATCATCCTGGTTGAAATTGCGAGCCGTTGCAATTTTGCTACA GCAGAAAAGGACCCTGTAAATCTAGACATGATGTGGCGGCCTCCCCTTCCTGAACTGAAACCCAGCAAAGAGGATAATGACTGCCCTGACCAGACAGAGTATTCTGAG ATGATTATCAAGTGCTGGAACCACAATGCCGTCTTGAGGCCAACGTTCGAGCAGGTGAAGAAGATGCTGGATAAAATGAACCCTCACAAAGTCAGCCCCGTTGACATGATGATGAATCTG ATGGAAAAGTACAGCAAACACTTGGAAGCCATAGTGGCTGAgagaacccaggacctccttcAAGAAAAACAGAAGACCGACCGTTTACTTTACA GTATGTTACCAAAACCTGTAGCTGATGACCTACGTCAAGGGTATACGACCGAGGCCCACAGTTACTCCAGCGCCACAGTGTTTTTCAG TGACATCGTGGGCTTCACGCAACTCTCGGGCTCCAGCACTCCTCACCAAGTGGTCGACTTCCTTAATAAACTCTACACCACTTTCGATGACATCATTGACAATTATGATGTGTACAAGGTGGAGACCATAGGGGATGCAT ATATGGTTGTATCGGGAGTCCCTGATGAGAATGGCATTAACCATGCAGGAGAAATTGCCAGTATGGCTGTGGATTTAGTGAATGTTTGCCACACCTTTAAGATTCCACACAAGCCAGACACACAGCTGAAGATAAGGTGTGGCATTCACTCAG GACCTGTGGTAGCAGGAGTCGTTGGGACAAAAATGCCTCGATATTGTTTATTTGGTGATACGGTGAACACAGCATCTCGAATGGAATCAACAAGTGAAG CTTTGAAAATCCAGTGCAGCTCCAGTGCAGCAGAGTTGCTGGAAAAACTGGGGGGTTACATACTGACCTGCCGCGGCGCACTGTCCGTGAAG GGAAAAGGTGAAATGACAACTTGGTGGCTAGAAGGCAAGAAAAATTTGAAAATTCAGCAATGA
- the ssx2ipa gene encoding synovial sarcoma, X breakpoint 2 interacting protein a isoform X2, producing the protein MSPSRHRTQPPLHCSLPFSKNSYSILSAFCTEDNITQCVSYVNQEVSSLGFPPLCSESNGKRDLSLVTVLNVMYELLQLHRRGLRTVEDLETEQLKSSSDLDHLQSSNSRLKDQLEISRRENTALQERERQLQLKMKSLQNSLKSEKEEVQKLQNIIASRATQYNHDMKRKEREYTKLKERLHQLLMDKKDKKLAIEVLNYVGRSDGKRSLWKTGKTEARNEGEMYKTLLTDYECRQKDLMVENAELKKVLQQMKKEMVSILSPKKHSLKEEKMEDSLEQAVSDIEEEGGDHSRETLELSCEHAREQLTNSIRQQWRRLKNHVEKLDNQASLVKMGTRVDKDVISREIHEEEMEKLKLEIQQCRDFIQNQQQLWQQQLSCPCDDETAALLHDCYLLEDKERLKEEWRLFDDQRKNFEKERKNFTEAAIRLGHERKIFEEDRATWLKHQFLNMTPFVDRKRPQSSKSQSALSISTEPEVKSVHHRAQLTKSVSQAAFSTPKSSSSAAASKMPSTGDLYRTLCLIPDRSSSRTLPKRGSWQDTNKMHNSEVSMKSRHSIGSDDYSIYSLAGDENSPT; encoded by the exons ATGTCTCCCTCGAGGCATCGTACGCAGCCGCCACTGCACTGTTCTTTGCCTTTTTCTAAAAACTCCTACAGTATTTTAAGTGCCTTCTGCACAGAGGACAACATCACTCAGTGCGTTTCCTATGTCAATCAG GAGGTGTCGTCACTGGGCTTCCCTCCTCTGTgtagcgaatccaatgggaagcgGGACCTGAGCCTGGTGACCGTGCTCAATGTCATGTATGAGCTGTTGCAGCTGCACCGGAGGGGCCTGCGCACCGTGGAGGACCTGGAGACGGAGCAGCTCAAGTCCAGcagtgacctggatcacctccAGAGCAGCAACTCCAGGCTGAAG GATCAACTTGAAATATCTAGAAGAGAGAATACAGCACTTCAAGAGAGAGAACGACAGTTACAACTGAAAATGAAGAGCTTGCAGAATAGCCTAAAAAGTGAAAAAGAGGAG GTACAAAAGCTTCAGAATATAATTGCAAGCCGAGCCACACAATACAACCATGACATGaagaggaaggagagggagTACACAAAGCTGAAGGAGCGCCTGCACCAGCTTTTGATGGACAAAAAGGATAAAAAGTTGG CGATCGAAGTTCTAAATTATGTCGGGAGGTCTGATGGGAAGAGAAGTCTTTGGAAAACTGGGAAGACCGAGGCCAG GAATGAAGGCGAAATGTACAAAACCCTGCTGACTGACTATGAATGTCGACAGAAAGACCTGATGGTGGAAAATGCCGAGCTGAAGAAGGTTCTACAGCAGATGAAAAAAGAGATGGTGTCTATTTTAAGTCCTAAGAAACACAGCCTAAAGGAGGAGAAAATGGAGGACAGTCTAGAACAA GCTGTGTCTGACATTGAGGAAGAGGGTGGAGATCACAGCCGGGAAACTCTGGAGCTGTCGTGCGAGCATGCGAGGGAGCAACTCACCAACAGCATCCGCCAGCAGTGGAGGAGACTCAAGAACCATGTAGAGAAACTGGACAACCAAG CATCTCTGGTGAAGATGGGGACTCGGGTCGATAAGGATGTGATCTCGAGGGAAATACATGAGGAGGAAATGGAGAAGCTGAAACTGGAAATCCAGCAGTGTAGAGACTTCATTCAAAACCAGCAGCAGCTCTGGCAG CAACAGCTGAGCTGCCCCTGTGATGATGAGACGGCCGCTCTGCTACATGACTGCTACCTCCTGGAGGATAAAGAGCGCCTGAAGGAAGAGTGGCGACTCTTTGATGATCAAaggaaaaactttgaaaaagagCGGAAGAACTTCACAGAAGCGGCCATTAGATTAGGCCACGAG AGGAAAATATTTGAGGAAGACCGAGCTACATGGTTAAAACATCAGTTTTTAAACATGACTCCATTCGTAGATCGCAAGAGACCCCAATCTTCAAAGTCTCAAAGTGCCTTGTCGATCA GTACAGAACCTGAAGTGAAGAGTGTCCATCACCGAGCACAGCTGACCAAATCAGTCTCCCAGGCTGCTTTCTCTACCCCCaaatcctcctcctccgccgctGCCTCCAAGATGCCATCGACGGGAGACCTGTACCGCACACTGTGCCTCATTCCAGACAGAAG CTCTTCTAGAACGCTACCAAAGAGAGGGAGTTGGCAAGACACCAACAAAATGCACAACAGTGAGGTTTCAATGAAATCGAGACATTCCATAGGATCTGATGACTACAGTATTTATTCACTAGCAGGGGATGAAAATAGCCCAACCTAA
- the ssx2ipa gene encoding synovial sarcoma, X breakpoint 2 interacting protein a isoform X1, with translation MGDWRTITMPEPSLETSEISSSSTMSPSRHRTQPPLHCSLPFSKNSYSILSAFCTEDNITQCVSYVNQEVSSLGFPPLCSESNGKRDLSLVTVLNVMYELLQLHRRGLRTVEDLETEQLKSSSDLDHLQSSNSRLKDQLEISRRENTALQERERQLQLKMKSLQNSLKSEKEEVQKLQNIIASRATQYNHDMKRKEREYTKLKERLHQLLMDKKDKKLAIEVLNYVGRSDGKRSLWKTGKTEARNEGEMYKTLLTDYECRQKDLMVENAELKKVLQQMKKEMVSILSPKKHSLKEEKMEDSLEQAVSDIEEEGGDHSRETLELSCEHAREQLTNSIRQQWRRLKNHVEKLDNQASLVKMGTRVDKDVISREIHEEEMEKLKLEIQQCRDFIQNQQQLWQQQLSCPCDDETAALLHDCYLLEDKERLKEEWRLFDDQRKNFEKERKNFTEAAIRLGHERKIFEEDRATWLKHQFLNMTPFVDRKRPQSSKSQSALSISTEPEVKSVHHRAQLTKSVSQAAFSTPKSSSSAAASKMPSTGDLYRTLCLIPDRSSSRTLPKRGSWQDTNKMHNSEVSMKSRHSIGSDDYSIYSLAGDENSPT, from the exons ATGGGAGATTGGAGGACGATCACAATGCCAGAGCCTTCACTGG AGACCAGCGAAATATCCAGCAGTTCTACAATGTCTCCCTCGAGGCATCGTACGCAGCCGCCACTGCACTGTTCTTTGCCTTTTTCTAAAAACTCCTACAGTATTTTAAGTGCCTTCTGCACAGAGGACAACATCACTCAGTGCGTTTCCTATGTCAATCAG GAGGTGTCGTCACTGGGCTTCCCTCCTCTGTgtagcgaatccaatgggaagcgGGACCTGAGCCTGGTGACCGTGCTCAATGTCATGTATGAGCTGTTGCAGCTGCACCGGAGGGGCCTGCGCACCGTGGAGGACCTGGAGACGGAGCAGCTCAAGTCCAGcagtgacctggatcacctccAGAGCAGCAACTCCAGGCTGAAG GATCAACTTGAAATATCTAGAAGAGAGAATACAGCACTTCAAGAGAGAGAACGACAGTTACAACTGAAAATGAAGAGCTTGCAGAATAGCCTAAAAAGTGAAAAAGAGGAG GTACAAAAGCTTCAGAATATAATTGCAAGCCGAGCCACACAATACAACCATGACATGaagaggaaggagagggagTACACAAAGCTGAAGGAGCGCCTGCACCAGCTTTTGATGGACAAAAAGGATAAAAAGTTGG CGATCGAAGTTCTAAATTATGTCGGGAGGTCTGATGGGAAGAGAAGTCTTTGGAAAACTGGGAAGACCGAGGCCAG GAATGAAGGCGAAATGTACAAAACCCTGCTGACTGACTATGAATGTCGACAGAAAGACCTGATGGTGGAAAATGCCGAGCTGAAGAAGGTTCTACAGCAGATGAAAAAAGAGATGGTGTCTATTTTAAGTCCTAAGAAACACAGCCTAAAGGAGGAGAAAATGGAGGACAGTCTAGAACAA GCTGTGTCTGACATTGAGGAAGAGGGTGGAGATCACAGCCGGGAAACTCTGGAGCTGTCGTGCGAGCATGCGAGGGAGCAACTCACCAACAGCATCCGCCAGCAGTGGAGGAGACTCAAGAACCATGTAGAGAAACTGGACAACCAAG CATCTCTGGTGAAGATGGGGACTCGGGTCGATAAGGATGTGATCTCGAGGGAAATACATGAGGAGGAAATGGAGAAGCTGAAACTGGAAATCCAGCAGTGTAGAGACTTCATTCAAAACCAGCAGCAGCTCTGGCAG CAACAGCTGAGCTGCCCCTGTGATGATGAGACGGCCGCTCTGCTACATGACTGCTACCTCCTGGAGGATAAAGAGCGCCTGAAGGAAGAGTGGCGACTCTTTGATGATCAAaggaaaaactttgaaaaagagCGGAAGAACTTCACAGAAGCGGCCATTAGATTAGGCCACGAG AGGAAAATATTTGAGGAAGACCGAGCTACATGGTTAAAACATCAGTTTTTAAACATGACTCCATTCGTAGATCGCAAGAGACCCCAATCTTCAAAGTCTCAAAGTGCCTTGTCGATCA GTACAGAACCTGAAGTGAAGAGTGTCCATCACCGAGCACAGCTGACCAAATCAGTCTCCCAGGCTGCTTTCTCTACCCCCaaatcctcctcctccgccgctGCCTCCAAGATGCCATCGACGGGAGACCTGTACCGCACACTGTGCCTCATTCCAGACAGAAG CTCTTCTAGAACGCTACCAAAGAGAGGGAGTTGGCAAGACACCAACAAAATGCACAACAGTGAGGTTTCAATGAAATCGAGACATTCCATAGGATCTGATGACTACAGTATTTATTCACTAGCAGGGGATGAAAATAGCCCAACCTAA